The bacterium DNA segment CCAGGTAGCAACACGGATATTACTGTTAATGTACTTGTTCCGTTGATTCATGTGTCTTCAGAAACGATTATAAAACGAAACAAATTGCTAGCGCTTTCTCTTCGAGAATTGAGCGAAAAGGTGAGACTATATGAGGTCAACTACAAAAATCCAAATTTCAAAAATAGAGAAGTCGGGAGTATGAAAGAAATAACGATAGATGGGCAAAAAGCATATTCATTTACCTTGAGCGCGGGGTTTGATTTTGAATGGACCGGCGGATATATTCTTCCAGACAACACAATTTATAATTATATTTTTGTTGAAAACAAAAATGGTGAGAAAATGATGATACACTATCCTCTTAAAGACGAAGTTTCAGGGGCGATGATGTCTTCGTTTGCTTTTTTGGGAGAATAAAGTGAACAAATCTCAATACGAGAGAGATTTTTGTAAATTTATCAAACAGTAAACACGGGCTCTCAATAAAAAACAGCGAAGCATAAGCTTCGCTGTTTAAACTACTATTTACTATAAAGAACTATTGCACATTGGTTGAGGGATAATATCCCGCAGGATCAGAACTTCCGACACCTACTTTATATTCCTCAATTTTTCTTCCTTCAATTTTTATAATTCGAAGAAACAACGCTGTCTCTTCATCAACTGATCCATTGGCTTTCTTCAGCCATTTTTTATTGTTGTACTGGATTCCGAAGTGAAGATGCGTTCCCGCGCTATCCCCAGTATTGCCAATTATTCCAAGCTGTTGGCCTTGTGTAACGGTATTCCCCGCAGAAACAAGAATGGAATCTTTCTTCATGTGCGCATACCACGTTGAATAACCAGTCTTGAGATTCCCGTCTCCGTCGTGATCAATGACGACATAATACCCATTATATTGGTCTTCTGTCGTAGAAGTAAAAACCACTTTCCCTCCTGCGGATGCAAGAACTTTGACATCCGTTTCTTGCCCAACCTCCTGGCTTGTATCATCGAAGTCGAGAGAAAAGTAAGCTTTTTGTTCGTAATGATTGGTATCATCCGATCCATCAAACGCTTTCCCTCCGGCCTCTACGGTCAGAAGCCAGTTTTTATTTCCCGGCAATGGCAACTTGAAGTTTGGGGGTATATTTAAGATCATCACATTATCCACATACATCGTCCCCGGAGCATTGGTGGTAAACACCACACCGCCGAGTGCTTTGTTAACGGATTGAAGATCAGAGAGAGGAATCACGAACGAGTACCACTGTCCGTTTACAAGAAGAACATCTTGATTCGGAGCAATGTAGGATGAGAGTAGTACATAGGTGGGAACGGTACCACTGGAATCTCGTATTCCCACCCTTACATTTGCATCCATTTCCTTGCGGAACGAGAATGCAAGAACAGTGCGTCCCGTTGTAAAGACACTCTTGCCCCAATCGGTATGGATCTCAAGCCCTCCTCCGGTTGACTCGCCGACATCCGCCTTAAGAGCGTATGTGCCGCCTTGTCCTCCGGGGGTCGACTGCGTTATCCACGGGACAATAATTCCT contains these protein-coding regions:
- a CDS encoding M23 family metallopeptidase, yielding MQSKLGRCGSFGNHISLLIGFFALFLIGRVSAEHNFTCHLPEGPIVLYEDRFSDDRLSQGWNTMWSWGGIIVPWITQSTPGGQGGTYALKADVGESTGGGLEIHTDWGKSVFTTGRTVLAFSFRKEMDANVRVGIRDSSGTVPTYVLLSSYIAPNQDVLLVNGQWYSFVIPLSDLQSVNKALGGVVFTTNAPGTMYVDNVMILNIPPNFKLPLPGNKNWLLTVEAGGKAFDGSDDTNHYEQKAYFSLDFDDTSQEVGQETDVKVLASAGGKVVFTSTTEDQYNGYYVVIDHDGDGNLKTGYSTWYAHMKKDSILVSAGNTVTQGQQLGIIGNTGDSAGTHLHFGIQYNNKKWLKKANGSVDEETALFLRIIKIEGRKIEEYKVGVGSSDPAGYYPSTNVQ